The nucleotide sequence AACAGCCAGCCCTCGTCTTCTTGCCTATGGTCGGGTTCTCCGAAGAACTTCCGGTAGTTGTTCAGAATATCCTTGGCGCCCATATTGACATCGTGATTGCCGGGAATAGCGAACCACGGTTTCTCCAGGCGGCTGAGGGCATCGTAAGCCAAGCTCAATTCGCCAAGTTGGCCGTCGGAGGCGAGATCGCCGAGCGCGACGGTGAACCGCACCTTGTCCGTGGCGTTGATCATCTCCGCGGCACGCACAACGATGCTGATGCTTCGCGAATCCAGCACATGGATATCGTTGATTGCCGCAAAGGTGACGCGGCCCGGGCCGCCCGGCACCAAGTCTACATCGGTAATCTTGTCGAGGCCGGTGCGCGCGCATCCGGCAAGCCCTGCCGCACCTACCAGCCCGATAAACTGTCTGCGCGTAAGTTTCATGACACCGATCTCCATATCAAGCCGACATACGCGGCCATTGCTTTCGATTGCTTTCCAGCCCCGTCCTGTGCAGGCCAACATTTTGAATCGGGCTATGACGGGTGTCAAGCCTGCGGCGCGCCAGCTTGATACCCATCTTGGGCCGTGGTTTGTACTGCCCTCCAGAGCATTCGGAGAAACAGGAGAATAACAGCGTCGCCCGCGCATGATCCTATTCTTCAGAAGTACGCCGGCGCGCCGCTTTGTGGTTGCGCGGCACGTGGCAGGAGGGGGAG is from Candidatus Hydrogenedentota bacterium and encodes:
- a CDS encoding metallophosphoesterase; translation: MKLTRRQFIGLVGAAGLAGCARTGLDKITDVDLVPGGPGRVTFAAINDIHVLDSRSISIVVRAAEMINATDKVRFTVALGDLASDGQLGELSLAYDALSRLEKPWFAIPGNHDVNMGAKDILNNYRKFFGEPDHRQEDEGWLFIGIDSCNENKSDVAIRPDQIDWLKKQLKHTNGKRPIALFTHHPFNPNTKAYRVQNADEVLGLFSEHNLKLVASGHFHGNQEETRDGILFTTTACCSSTRDNHDGTTSKGFRLFHLDKDSVTTEYVEVVA